From Cricetulus griseus strain 17A/GY chromosome 1 unlocalized genomic scaffold, alternate assembly CriGri-PICRH-1.0 chr1_0, whole genome shotgun sequence, a single genomic window includes:
- the LOC103161649 gene encoding uncharacterized protein LOC103161649 isoform X4 encodes MARSHHNSTCQLWEASETSLLGVPNLVTDSSFIYNTITVWKARLLSGETHWTNNPKRRFRKRIPTHCLWRRVQRPDFDVPIHSQRLSFGLACVLLRSEAQDSRSNLYAPDHQVLPPILEEK; translated from the exons ATGGCCAGATCACACCACAACAGCACATG CCAGCTTTGGGAAGCATCTGAGACCAGCCTTCTcggagtgccaaatctggttactgattcctcat TCATCTACAACACCATCACAGTTTGGAAGGCACGCCTTCTATCAGGAGAAACACACTGGACAAATAATCCTAAGAGGAGATTCAGGAAAAGGATCCCCACTCACTGCCTATGGAGGAGAGTTCAGAG aCCTGACTTTGATGTACCAATCCACTCTCAGAGGCTCTCTTTCGGTCTTGCTTGCGTCCTGCTGAGGAGTGAAGCACAAGACTCCCGAAGCAACCTGTATGCCCCAGATCATCAGG tgCTGCCACCAATACTTGAAGAAAAGTAA
- the LOC103161649 gene encoding uncharacterized protein LOC103161649 isoform X3, translated as MARSHHNSTCQLWEASETSLLGVPNLVTDSSFIYNTITVWKARLLSGETHWTNNPKRRFRKRIPTHCLWRRVQRPDFDVPIHSQRLSFGLACVLLRSEAQDSRSNLYAPDHQGRLKSGLVRIHLRIYAKNVGEGMGRYSSTQVEAVERKPQKRLQPSHYLDFKTGEGNKQTKTNRKKFERWLGLDTSITGADTYLSKPVSFVSFVTYNQ; from the exons ATGGCCAGATCACACCACAACAGCACATG CCAGCTTTGGGAAGCATCTGAGACCAGCCTTCTcggagtgccaaatctggttactgattcctcat TCATCTACAACACCATCACAGTTTGGAAGGCACGCCTTCTATCAGGAGAAACACACTGGACAAATAATCCTAAGAGGAGATTCAGGAAAAGGATCCCCACTCACTGCCTATGGAGGAGAGTTCAGAG aCCTGACTTTGATGTACCAATCCACTCTCAGAGGCTCTCTTTCGGTCTTGCTTGCGTCCTGCTGAGGAGTGAAGCACAAGACTCCCGAAGCAACCTGTATGCCCCAGATCATCAGGGTAGGCTGAAGAGTGGTCTAGTCAGAATACATCTCAGAATTTATGCTAAGAacgtgggggaggggatgggaaggTACTCTTCTACTCAAGTAGAAGCTGTAGAGAGGAAGCCCCAGAAGCGGCTACAGCCTTCTCATTACTTGGACTTTAAAACAGgagagggaaacaaacaaacaaaaacaaacagaaagaaatttgAGCGGTGGCTGGGTTTGGATACTTCCATTACAGGAGCAGATACATACTTGTCTAAACCAGTTTCATTTGTATCCTTTGTCACTTACAACCAATAG